CGCCATTTAGCCTGGGGCAAGCGAGCCGCATCCTATTTTCTGTGATCATTCTGGCTACTGGATAAGGCGGGGTTCAGCGGCTGGAATAAGCCTACGCCAATTTTTCGACGTGGGTTCCGTTGACGTATGGACAAAAGCGCTCCGGAATATCAACCGACGTCAGTCGGAGTGAGGCAAGCCATTCCCTCGGGGTGACCCGCGAGTCCATCGTTCTCCATATGTTCTTTTCTTTCCTACACTCGTCGACCCTGCCAGATGGATCGACGGAGGTGCCCCATGATCGATTCGGCGATGATCCTCGCGTTGTCCGCGTTTCTGACCAGCCTGTCTGCCGTGATCTGGTCGATCCGGAGAAAGGCATGATGCCCAACTCTTTGCACAGCACATCGGTCAATGGATGACGGCAACGGACACCTATCGACCGTCAGCAAGAAGCCCACACGTCCGAATTCCATGCGTAGCCTCGAATACGATATTTGACCATGCGATGCATTCTCCTTGGTTCGATCCGAGGAGACGAAAATGCGTAGAAACGAAGCGCCGGCTCGCCGGCCCATCAGATGCGCGATTTACACGCGAAAGAGCGTCCGAGATGGTTTGGAGCTCGAGATGAACAGCCTCGAGGTTCAACGAGATATATGCTCAGCCTATATTCGATCGCAGCGCCACCGCGATTGGGCCGAGGTTGCCGAGCACTATGACGATGGCGGCTTCACCGGTGGTGATCTGAACCGGCCAAATCTCACCAAACTGCTGAGTGCGGTGGAGCAGGGCCTGATTGACGTGATCGTGATCTACAAGCTGGATCGCCTGACTCGCTCCCTGTCGGACTTTATCCGACTGATCGACCTCTTCGACCAGTTCGATGTGACGTTCGTAAGCGTAACCCAGGCGTTCGACACGCAGGACAGTCTCGGGCGGCTCGTACTCAACATCCTGCTCACCTTCGCGCAGTTCGAGCGCGAGATGCTCGCGGACCGGATCCGCGACAAGGCACATGCTCTCCGGAGAGCCGGCCGGTGGATCGGCGGAGCCGCACCCTACGGCTACGATCTTGTGGAGAAGCGGCTCGTGCCTAACCTGGGAGAGGCGGCTATCGTTCGCCTGATCCACGAGCGATATCTTATGCTGGAGAGTTCAAACCAGGTCACGCGCGAGATGAGGGCAAGCGGCATGGTGTCCAAGTCCTGGGTCACCCGGGATGGCCGACAGGCCGGGGGAGGACGGGCGGGAGGGGCTGGCAGGCGCGGCTCTGACCGGTGCGCTTGCGATCATCGTGGCGACGCCCTGCACCGCGCCGTTCATGGCGGGCGCATTGGGCTACGCCCTCGTCCAGCCGCCGCTGGTCGCGGTCGCGATCTTCGTGACGCTGGCGCTGGGTTTCGCGGCGCCGTTCACGGCGGTCGCGCTGCTGCCGGGTCTCGCGACCCGCATCCCCCGGCCCGGCGCGTGGATGGATGTGGTGAAGCGCGTGCTGGCCTTTCCGATGCTGGGCGCGGCGGCGTGGCTGGTATGGGTGCTGGACCAGCAGGCGGGATCAGGCGCGCTGGCGGTTGTGCTGGCCGCTGGCATCGGGCTGGGCTTCGCTGGCTGGATCTATGGCATTGCGCAGCGGCGGCATATGATGGGAGACGGTGCCCGGCCGCTCTACCTGCTCTCCGGGGTGGTTGCGGCCGGGCTGGTCGCGGCGGTGGGCGCGCTGATCGCACCGACAGCGGCGGAGGCGCCGCGCACCGTCGCGCAGGCCGCGTCGGAGGGGCCGGTTGCCTGGTCGCCCGAGCGTCTCGCTGTGCTGCGAAAGGAGGGCAAACCGGTGTTCGTGAACTTCACGGCATCGTGGTGCATCACCTGCCAGGTCAACGACAAGGCCGCACTTTCCACCGCCGAAGTGCACGATGCGCTGTCCCGCACGGGGACGACCTATATGATCGCGGACTCGACACGCTATGATCCGCGCATCGATGACGCGCTTGCCAAATATGGCCGGGGAGGCCTGCCGCTCTATGTCGTCTATCCCGCCGATGGGCGCCCGCCGGTGATCCTGCCGCAACTGCTGACCCGCGCGAGCGTGGTAGCTGCGCTGGAGGCGGCTGCGGGGTAATGGGGGCCGCCGCCCACCCGACGCCCATCGATCCGGCGGCATGGCCTGCGCTGATGGTGCGCGCGCAGGACGGCGACGGCGACGCGTATAACCGGCTGCTCAAGTCGATGATCCCGGCGATCCGGCGCATGGCCGGGCGCCGTATCGGAGACCCGTGTCTGGTGGAGGATGTGGTGCAGGACGTGCTGCTGGCGGTCCATCGTGTCCGCCATACCTATGATCCGGCGCGGCCGATCCTGCCCTGGCTGCAGGCGATCACGGCGGCGCGCGCCATCGATGCGCTGCGGCGGTGCGGGCGCCGGGCCGGCCGCGAGACAATCGACGAAAAGGCGCTGGCTGCCGAGGCAGATCCCGCCGCGCTGACTCGCATGGAGGACTTTGCGATGGCCGGCGAGTTGGACCGGTTCCTTGGCGTGCTCCCCGATCGGCAGCGCGAGGTGGTGGAAATGGTCCGCCTGCGCGAGATGAGCTTGGCCGATGCCGCCGAGGCGAGCACCTTGTCCGTCCCTGCCATCAAGTCCTTGTTGCACCGGGCTTTCCTCAAACTGCGTCAACACGGGATCCAGGACCATGGGTGATCACGATGCGCTGATCGATCGACTGAGCCTGTCGGTGGCTCCGGTTCGCCGGCTGCCACCGGCCTGGGTGCGTGCGATGGGGTGGGCTGTCGTGGCCCTGCCGTGCGGATTGCTGGCGACGGGCCTGATCCGCCATTCCTGGCTGGACTGGGCGCAGCCGGATGCCTGGCTGGCGGCAGTGGAGATCCTGCTCTCGTTCCTGACCGGTGCGCTGGCGGTGACGCTTGCCTTCGACAGCAGTGTCGCCGGGCGACCGCTGCGGGGTGGCGGCTGGCTGGCAGTCGGCGGGCTGGCATGGCTCGCCGCGAACATGATCGGGATCGGACTTTCCGCCCGCCCGCTTGGGCGGATCGGGGCGGGAACCTTCTGCTTCGGCTTCATGATGCTGGCGGCGCTGCCGATGATCGGGATCGGGATCCTGGGGCTGCGGCGCAGCCCGTCGCTGAACCCACGCTGGACGCTGGCGGTGGCGGGGCTCGGCATCGCGTTCATGGCGCTGGCGTTGCTGGCCTTCTGCCATCCTGTGCATGGCAATCTGATCGATTTTCTCGCGCATATCGTCGCGGGCGTCAGCATCGTCGGCCTGACCACCCTGTGCGGACGGCGCTGGGTGGCGCTCTAGGCGGTCGCAGGAAGATCGATCGTCACCTCCAGGCCACCCGTCGACCTATTGGCGAGCCGCAGATGCCCGCCGTGTGCGCCAACGATGTTGGCGGCGATGCTGAGACCGAGCCCTACCCCGCCCGATGCGGAATTGCGCGATGCCTCGATGCGGTGGAAGGGCTCAAGCACGCGCTCAAGCTGATCGTCAGGAATGCCGGGACCGTCATCCAGCACGCAGATGCGGGCGTGGTCGCTCCCGGCTGAAAGCAGCACGTCGGCCTGGCCCGCATAGCGCAGCGCATTCTCGATGATGTTCTGGACGCACCGGCGCAGATCCTGCGGACAGCCGGTGACCGCGTCTCCCGCCGAGCCCTTCACGCGGATCACACTGCCGGAGATAGAGAGATCGCCGGCGAGGTCCGCTACGAGCCGGTCAAGATCGACGAGCACGCCATCACGTCGCTCAGCGCCGGTGCGCAAGAAGTCGAGCGTAGCGTCGATCAGCTCTTCCATTTCCCCAAGATTCCGGCGGAAATTTTCCTTCAGCGCCTCGGTAGGGAGCATTTCGGTGCGGAGGCGCAGGCGTGTGATCGGCGAACGAAGATCGTGCGAGACGGCGGCCAGGAACCGCGTTTTCTCTTCTATGTCCGAGACGATCCGCGCCTGCATCGCATTGAAAGCCTCGGCGGCGGCGCGCACTTCGCGCGGGCCGTCCACGTCCAGCGGCGGCCTGTTGATGTCGCGGCCCAGCGCCTCGGCGGCACCGGCCATGCGCTTCAGCGGCGTCATGGCAAGGCGGACCGCAATCAATGTCAGCACCGCCACGATCACGATGCGAAGCAAGTAAATGCGCAGCACATAGTCAGCGATAGTCCCCAGCCGCCCGAAGTCGGCGCCATTCTCGTCCTCGCGCCCCATCGCCAAGAGCCAGGGCTGGTCCGGCGCGAGGCGTATTGCGACCCGGAACACAACTACGGGATCGCGGGCACTCATCATTGCCCAGCTGCCGGCGGGGCGGCTCCACTCGTCCTGCAGCTCGGCGCACAGGATGACGATCTCGGCCGGGCGGCCAAGGTGAAGCCGGATCACCTCGGAGAGCAAAGCCGTCACGCGGTCGAGGTCCGCATTTGATCGCTCGGGTGGCGGTAGCTTGGCTGTGAAGCGCAGGCGGAAGCCCGGCACGCTGAGCGCCTCGACCGCCTCATCGCGCGCTCCGGCCGGCCGCAGTGACAGGATGCGCGCGGCGTCGGCGACCCGTGTGGCGAACACGCGCGTCGGTATCTCCAGCATCTGTCGACGACGACTCTCGAACCAGATGGTACTGGTCAGCGCCTGCGCGAGCAGAAGGCCCGCCACGAGAATTGCCGCGATCCGCATCGACAGCGAGTCCGGCCAGAGCCGGCTCAGGCCTCGTACCGATCTGTTCACCGTTAAGCGACCGCAACGTCCACGGTGAGAGCGTAACCACCGTTGCGCACCGTGCGGATCATGCGAGGGTTTTTGGGATCGTCGCCCAGCAGGCCGCGCAGACGGCTGATGCACATGTCGATGGCCCGGTCGGACGGATCCCGCTCGCGGCCGAACACCTGCGCGGCGAGATAGTCGCGGCTCAGCGTCCGGTAGGGGTGGTCAAGCAAGGTGCGCAGCGCGAGATAGGTTGAACCATGGATAGGGAGAGGCTCACTTCCGTCGCTCCCGCTCAGCACGTTGCGCTTTGTATCAAGCGCCCACCCCGCGAACCGGAGCGTGTTCGAAGCGGCAGGCTCCATAGACGTGGTCGCTCGCAATGAACGGCGAAGCACGACCTTGATGCGAGCGAGGAGTTCGCGGGGATCGAACGGTTTTGGCAGATAGTCGTCAGCGCCCATCTCCAGGCCGACGATGCGGTCGATTAGCGCACCGCGCGCCGTCACCATGATCACGGGAATGTCCGATCGCTCGCGGAGCGACCGGCAGAGCGTCAGGCCGTCTGTTCCGGGCAGCATGAGATCGAGGATGATGAGGTCCGGGCAATGTCCGTCGAGGTGACGCCACATCGCCTCCCCATCTGCCACGCCTTCGGCATCGAGCCCCGCCTCGCCGAGATAGGTGCAGAGGAGCTCCCTGATCTCCGCATCGTCGTCCACCACCAGAATGTTCGCCATCGTCCGCCCGTTACGTCCCGTTACAAAGCCGGCCTCTCCGTGACAAAATCGCACAAATCCGCTGTTTTATTGCGCGCGCGACATGAATAGCCGCTGCCCCACTTATTGCGAATGATCCGCACTATACGGGGGTATCGACCTTGAAACCAATCCTTTTCGGCCGGCTGATCCACGCGCCGCTGCCGGCGCTTGCCCTCTGCCTGGGCTCCGTCCAACCC
This DNA window, taken from Sphingomonas sp. AP4-R1, encodes the following:
- a CDS encoding DUF1109 domain-containing protein, translated to MGDHDALIDRLSLSVAPVRRLPPAWVRAMGWAVVALPCGLLATGLIRHSWLDWAQPDAWLAAVEILLSFLTGALAVTLAFDSSVAGRPLRGGGWLAVGGLAWLAANMIGIGLSARPLGRIGAGTFCFGFMMLAALPMIGIGILGLRRSPSLNPRWTLAVAGLGIAFMALALLAFCHPVHGNLIDFLAHIVAGVSIVGLTTLCGRRWVAL
- a CDS encoding response regulator translates to MANILVVDDDAEIRELLCTYLGEAGLDAEGVADGEAMWRHLDGHCPDLIILDLMLPGTDGLTLCRSLRERSDIPVIMVTARGALIDRIVGLEMGADDYLPKPFDPRELLARIKVVLRRSLRATTSMEPAASNTLRFAGWALDTKRNVLSGSDGSEPLPIHGSTYLALRTLLDHPYRTLSRDYLAAQVFGRERDPSDRAIDMCISRLRGLLGDDPKNPRMIRTVRNGGYALTVDVAVA
- a CDS encoding ATP-binding protein — protein: MRIAAILVAGLLLAQALTSTIWFESRRRQMLEIPTRVFATRVADAARILSLRPAGARDEAVEALSVPGFRLRFTAKLPPPERSNADLDRVTALLSEVIRLHLGRPAEIVILCAELQDEWSRPAGSWAMMSARDPVVVFRVAIRLAPDQPWLLAMGREDENGADFGRLGTIADYVLRIYLLRIVIVAVLTLIAVRLAMTPLKRMAGAAEALGRDINRPPLDVDGPREVRAAAEAFNAMQARIVSDIEEKTRFLAAVSHDLRSPITRLRLRTEMLPTEALKENFRRNLGEMEELIDATLDFLRTGAERRDGVLVDLDRLVADLAGDLSISGSVIRVKGSAGDAVTGCPQDLRRCVQNIIENALRYAGQADVLLSAGSDHARICVLDDGPGIPDDQLERVLEPFHRIEASRNSASGGVGLGLSIAANIVGAHGGHLRLANRSTGGLEVTIDLPATA
- a CDS encoding protein-disulfide reductase DsbD, with product MADRPGEDGREGLAGAALTGALAIIVATPCTAPFMAGALGYALVQPPLVAVAIFVTLALGFAAPFTAVALLPGLATRIPRPGAWMDVVKRVLAFPMLGAAAWLVWVLDQQAGSGALAVVLAAGIGLGFAGWIYGIAQRRHMMGDGARPLYLLSGVVAAGLVAAVGALIAPTAAEAPRTVAQAASEGPVAWSPERLAVLRKEGKPVFVNFTASWCITCQVNDKAALSTAEVHDALSRTGTTYMIADSTRYDPRIDDALAKYGRGGLPLYVVYPADGRPPVILPQLLTRASVVAALEAAAG
- a CDS encoding sigma-70 family RNA polymerase sigma factor, whose protein sequence is MVRAQDGDGDAYNRLLKSMIPAIRRMAGRRIGDPCLVEDVVQDVLLAVHRVRHTYDPARPILPWLQAITAARAIDALRRCGRRAGRETIDEKALAAEADPAALTRMEDFAMAGELDRFLGVLPDRQREVVEMVRLREMSLADAAEASTLSVPAIKSLLHRAFLKLRQHGIQDHG